GCACTCCTGGCCGGTTCTCCGCTCGGCCGCGTGCTCGATCTGGGCGCGAATCCGGCCGTGGTCGCGCAGCTGGCCGTTCACAACTCCTCAAAAGCCACCGGCCCGGAGGCCCCCGGCTCGACGGCTGGCCCCGTTTCCGGCCCCGGAGCTGACGGTTTTGAGGAGTTGTGCACACCTCCCGCGCCGCACCCCGTCCAGATCGACTTCGCCGGCGCGTTCCTCACCGCACCGGGCGGCTACCCCTCCGACCGTGAGTGGGCGCCGGAGGGCTCGGTCCGCGAGATCGCAGATGCCGATGCCGCCGCCAGAGCCGTCGCCGAGATGGCGGATGCCGGGGCCTCCTGCATCAAGGTCGCGAGCAACGGCAGCGCGGGCCCGGTGTTCGACGACGACCTGTTCCGCACGATCGTCGATCTCGCCGCCGCGCACGCACTCGACGTCGTCGCCCATGCGGAGGGCCGCGGGGAGGCGCAACGCGTCGTCCGCCTCGGCGCCGCGCGCCTGGCGCACGCGCCGTTCACGGAGCGACTCGACGATGAGGAGATCGCGGATCAGGCGGCCTCCGCCTCGTGGATCTCCACGCTCGCGATCCATGGCGGAGCCGACCTGACCGTCGCCCTCCACAACATCCGCCGCTTCCACGCGGCCGGTGGCACCGTGCTCTACGGCACCGATATGGGCAACGGGCCCACACCCGTCGGCCTGAACGGCACCGAGCTCCGGGCTCTCCGCGACGCCGGGCTCGACGACGCCGCACTCCTGCGCGCACTCGCGCCGGTCGATCCGCGCGGCCCCGGCACCCG
The sequence above is drawn from the Candidatus Microbacterium colombiense genome and encodes:
- a CDS encoding hydrolase, yielding MNAVTFFDGEEWRDGVIDCVDGRPALRDERPSPELPRLDGVITGGFTDHHVHLQLVDHALLAGSPLGRVLDLGANPAVVAQLAVHNSSKATGPEAPGSTAGPVSGPGADGFEELCTPPAPHPVQIDFAGAFLTAPGGYPSDREWAPEGSVREIADADAAARAVAEMADAGASCIKVASNGSAGPVFDDDLFRTIVDLAAAHALDVVAHAEGRGEAQRVVRLGAARLAHAPFTERLDDEEIADQAASASWISTLAIHGGADLTVALHNIRRFHAAGGTVLYGTDMGNGPTPVGLNGTELRALRDAGLDDAALLRALAPVDPRGPGTRLLFLSGTTPETADPLHARPLTPADLKV